One Brevibacillus choshinensis genomic window carries:
- a CDS encoding oxalate decarboxylase family bicupin, producing the protein MENESRNEYIPQPIRNDGAGWWDFGPRDVMRDLENPDMLVSPVTDAGSLPNMRFSFSDAHMQLNQGGWSREVTVRELPIATTIAGVNMALTPGGVRELHWHQQAEWAIMLVGRARITSVDQNGRNFIADVGVGDLWYFPPGIPHSIQGLEEGCEFLLAFPDGSFSDLNTLSISDWFAHTPKGVLSANFGVPPSAFAHNPNHQVYIFQGTIPGPLENQQVPDPYGTVPKTFTHRLLAQEPIVTPGGSTVRIVDSTNFPISTQIAASLLEIKPGAMREMHWHPNNDEWQYYISGKARMTVFAPNGTARTFDYRAGDVGYVPRAFGHYIQNTGNQSVWALEMFKSDRFEDVSLNQWMSLTPHQLVQQNLHVGPELMNALRKEKQFIVEYPSFSFSQIKGR; encoded by the coding sequence ATGGAAAATGAAAGCCGGAATGAATATATACCGCAGCCGATAAGGAACGATGGTGCCGGTTGGTGGGATTTTGGTCCACGGGACGTTATGCGAGACCTGGAGAACCCCGACATGCTTGTTTCACCCGTCACCGATGCTGGCTCGTTGCCCAATATGAGGTTCTCTTTCTCCGACGCACATATGCAGTTAAATCAAGGCGGCTGGTCAAGGGAAGTGACGGTGAGAGAGTTGCCGATAGCGACCACGATTGCTGGGGTGAATATGGCTCTGACTCCCGGTGGTGTGCGTGAGTTGCATTGGCATCAACAAGCGGAATGGGCGATCATGCTTGTGGGGCGAGCACGAATTACATCAGTCGACCAGAATGGGAGGAACTTCATTGCAGACGTAGGCGTGGGCGACCTATGGTACTTCCCTCCCGGAATTCCGCATTCGATTCAAGGGCTGGAAGAAGGGTGCGAGTTTTTGCTCGCCTTCCCCGACGGCAGTTTCTCCGACCTCAATACTTTATCGATCTCCGATTGGTTCGCACATACGCCAAAGGGAGTACTATCAGCGAATTTCGGTGTTCCACCAAGTGCTTTTGCCCATAATCCGAACCATCAGGTATACATTTTCCAAGGAACCATTCCCGGTCCACTCGAAAATCAGCAGGTACCAGACCCGTACGGAACCGTACCAAAAACCTTTACACATCGGCTGCTCGCACAAGAGCCGATTGTAACTCCGGGTGGGAGTACCGTGCGTATCGTGGATTCAACAAACTTTCCTATATCGACTCAAATTGCCGCATCGTTACTGGAAATCAAACCGGGCGCAATGAGAGAAATGCATTGGCATCCCAATAATGATGAATGGCAATATTACATCTCTGGTAAGGCACGCATGACCGTTTTTGCACCCAATGGTACGGCGCGTACTTTCGATTATCGTGCCGGTGATGTAGGTTATGTACCGAGAGCATTCGGTCATTATATCCAGAATACTGGAAATCAAAGCGTATGGGCTTTGGAGATGTTCAAAAGTGACCGTTTTGAAGATGTTTCACTGAATCAGTGGATGTCGCTGACGCCTCATCAGCTGGTACAACAGAACCTGCATGTAGGACCGGAATTAATGAACGCTTTGCGAAAAGAAAAACAATTCATTGTAGAGTATCCGTCATTTTCTTTTAGCCAGATAAAGGGGAGATAA
- a CDS encoding YjcZ family sporulation protein encodes MGFFDDNFALVLVLFVLLAIVASTCD; translated from the coding sequence ATGGGTTTTTTTGATGATAATTTTGCTTTAGTCTTGGTTCTTTTCGTTCTCTTAGCCATTGTTGCTAGTACCTGTGATTAA